The DNA region AAGCAAAAATGAGCGACTTGGCTTATATTTCTTATTAATACTATTTGTGGGATTTATTATTTTACCCTATAAATTTTCACAACCTGAATCTATAAATTCAAATTTAATTAGACCTATAAACAATGCAACAATTATATCAGATTCCAATTTTGAAAAAACATATGAAATAGATGCCAACTTAGAGACACCTAAAAACAATAAATCCAATGACAAATCCACAGTAAAGCTTTATGCATTTGATCCAAACGAGCTCGATGAAAAAACCGCAAATGATTTAGGGCTATCGCCATTGGTTTATAAAAGAATCCAAAACTATTTAAATACAGGCGCTCGCTTCAAAAATCCTGAGCAATTCGGCAAAATATATGGACTTTCAATGGATAAATACAAAATGCTACTTCCATATATACAAATAAAGAACGAACCAACAATCCAGACAAAGAAGAACAAATCCAACTTACCGGCATCACTGAATAGAATTGAAATAAATGCATGCAACGCTTCTGACCTTCTACCCCTTCCGGGAATCGGTGAAGGACTATCAGCTCGAATTATTAAATACCGGGATTTACTCGGGGGATTCCATAAAACGGAACAGTTAAAAGAAGTCTATGGGATAACTGATTCATTATACTTGGTTATAAAAGATTATATAATTTTAAACAAAAATATTATAAAACTAAATTTATCAGAAATGCGTTATTCAGAAATGCAAAAACATCCATACATAGGACACAAAATGGCAAAATTAATTTCTGCTTATGTGAAATTACATCCACAAGCATCCAATCAGGAAATTCTTGGTAATTTGCCTTCAACAAGCAATGAAATAAATAAAAATCTTATTGCCTATTTAGAACCAAACTGAAGAAAATACTGATTCAATGTAAAGGCAGGTAAGAAAGAATTAAAATAAATGAATTTCAAATCCAAAATCATCCATTGAACCAATACCAATATTGTTTAAAGGATTTTTATTGCATGCCAATATGCAAGTACACTTTAAGGGATTACTTCATAATATTCAACGAAAGGTTTTATAAATATTTTCTTACAGAATCAACATTTTGATGAGAACCTATGATGATTGAAGACCTTTGATGCAAATCAACAATATCTATTTCCATTATGCGGGATCCATTTTCATTAATACTTGTTCCCCCTGCTTGTTCGATTACAAAACTCAATGGGTTGCATTCATACAGCATTCGAAGTTTACCGTCAGGATTTTTGATTGTATTAGGATATAGAAAAACACCACCTAAGCAAATCGTTCTATGGACATCTGCCACCATAGAACCAATGTAACGCTGGATCATACTCTTGTCAGCACAATCATCCAAATAGCGTTGAATCCCTGTACTAAATTGTTTATAATACCCTTGATTTATGGAATAGTTATTTCCTTCGGCAGGAATTTTCATAATCGGATGACTTAAACAAAATTCACCGATACCGCGATCATAAGTAAATCCATTAACACCATGCCCGGTGGTATAAACCAGCATGGTTGACGTTCCATACAAAACATAACCAGCAGCAACTTGATTTACACCTTTTTGCAAAAAATCACTTAACTGCAATTCTTCATTTTCATGACTAATTCTTTGGTATATTCCAAAAATTGTTCCTACGCTGATATTAACATCTATATTAGATGAGCCATCGAGGGGGTCTATTACAACCACATACTTATTGTTTTTGTTTGCTATACCGCTAAAAGAGACAAAAGAATCCAATTCTTCAGAAGCGACACCGGCACAAAGCCCTGAATTTTTCAGGTATTCTATCATTAAATCATTTGCGTATATATCCAGTTTCTGAACCGTATCTCCGGAACTGTTCACATTGCCCTCAACACCAAGAATATCCATTAATCCGGCTTTATTTACAATTCGATTTACAATTTTAGCTGCAATTCCAATATGCCTAAGTAAACCTGAAAACTCGCCAGATGCCTGATCTTGTTGAAATTGATTTTCAACAATAAACTCGTCTAATGTTATTCTGCGTCCCATCTCTAATTTTGGGCACAAGATAGTTAAAATTTAAGGATGGAATTCCTACAAAGAGGCTTAGCTTTGCCATGAAAACCTTAATTATTGAAACATCTATTTACATTAAATCGCTATTTTAATAAATACAAGAAAAAGCTTTTATTAGGGATACTTTTTGTAATACTTTCAAACATTTTCAGAGTCTTACAACCCCAAGCCATACGGGAAGCGCTTAACCGGATATTAGATTTTATTCAAAGCGATAAGGGTCAAATGCAAAAAGAGCAGCTTTATTCTGAATTGATGAAATTTGGATTTTACATATTTGGTTTTGCTTTATTAATGGGACTATTTATGTATATGATGCGGCAAACAATTATTGTAATGTCTCGATTAATTGAATACGATTTAAGAAAAGACATATTTCAACATTATTTAAAATTGGATACTGCATTTTATCAACAGAACAAAACCGGTGATCTGATGTCCAGGATAACAGAGGATGTGAATAAAGTACGAATGTACCTGGGCCCAGCGTTGCTTTATGGAATTAACCTGATCAGTTTGGTATTGATTGTCATCATTACCATGTTCAAGGTTAATTTCATGCTTTCATTATATACTTTATTGCCTCTGCCATTTCTTTCGTTTATTATTTATTGGGTAAGCAACAAAATCAATAAAAAAAGCGAAAAAATACAACAGCAATTAGCTCGATTGACAACAGTAAGCCAGGAATCTTTTAGCGGCATCCGGATAATTAAATCCTATGGGATGGAAGCCAATTGGAAGCGAGATTTAGGAGAAAATGCAAAACAATACAAAGATTTATATCTTGGACTATCTCGAATCGATGCCCTCTTTTTTCCTTCGATGCTTTTATTGATTGGATTAAGTACATTAATTACCATATTTGTAGGTGGTCTAAACGTTTATAACGGCACAGTTACTCCGGGAAACATCGCAGAGTTTGTTATCTATGTCAATATGCTGACATGGCCTGTTTCAGCCCTTGGTTGGTGTGTTTCTATCATACAGCAAGCTGAAGCTTCTCAAAAGCGAATCAATGATTTCTTACAAGCAAAATCGGAAATCGAATCAAATGGACCTCAAAAATTGCCGGGCTCTTCATATGATATTGAATTTGAAAACATTAACTTTCAATATCCAGGATCGAAAATCAAAGCTTTGACAAATTTCTCAGTAAGCATTCCGAAAGGATCTCGAGTTGCTATCGTTGGAAAGACGGCGTCAGGAAAAACGACCCTAGCAGAATTACTCCTGCGTTTGTACGATCCCAGTTCAGGTACGATCAAATTAGGCGGCCAAAATTTAAAAAACATTCAAGTCGAATTGCTGCGAAAGCAAATTGCCTATGTACCTCAGGATGTGTTTTTATTTTCTGAAAGCATAGAAGACAATATTGCTTTTGGAATTGAATCTCCAGAGCCCCAACTTGTCAAGAAAGCTGCCACTTATGCTTCGGTGGCAACAGAAATTGAAGAATTTCCAGAAGGCTATACCAGTATTTTAGGAGAACGAGGAGTCAATGTTTCAGGAGGACAAAAACAGCGAATTAGTCTGGCAAGGGCGTTTATCAAAGATTCACCTATCATTGTATTAGACGACTGCTTGTCAGCCGTAGACTCCCAAACAGAACAGCGGATTATGGAAAGTTTTGACACCTATCTTTCCGGGAAGACATTGATATTGATTACACAAAGATTAAAACAAACCGCCCATATGGATAAAATCCTGGTTTTAGAGGATGGAAAATTGGTTCAAAGTGGAAATTTTGAAACATTAGTTAAAGAAAAAGGCCTTTTTTCACAACTTTATGAGATTGAAATAAAAGCCGAAAACAATATTCAGGAAAAATAACATATATTTACATAGCATTAAAATTCTTGTCCCGTGGAAAATGAAAAGCATATCGAGAATATTTTTTCAAAAAAACTAAGGGCCGGTAAGCGCAGGACCTATTTTTTTGATATTAGAAAAACAAAATCCGATGATTTTTTTATATCCATAACGGAAAGCACCCGGAAATTTACTGGCGAAGGCTATGAACGCCATAAAATTTTTGTCTATAAGGAAGACTTTAATCGTTTTGTAGAAAATCTTCAGGAGGTGATTAATGAAATCAAAACCAATTATTTGCCAGATTTTGATTACGATGCATTTGCTAAAAGAGATGAAGAATGGGAGCAACAAAATCCTGAAGGTTCGAAAAATCAAAACGACGATAATATTGCCTGGTAGTTATTGTTTTAAATAACGTATCAAATAATAGATTGCATTTAAGAGCAAGCTTATAAGCAGTAAGCTAATTATCGGAAAATAAATTCTATAGTTAGATCCCACCCATTTAATATCCCCGGGTAAATTTCCAAACCAAGAAATGAATTGTCTAAAATAAGTAAAGGAAATTCCAATAATCACTAGTATCAATCCCAATATGATTATTTGCTTTCCGACTTCCATGTTAAATTACAATTTTTCAGGATAGATTCCTGCCTGAATCATATCATTAAATGCTTTCTCCACCATTGGTTTATCTTCTTTATATGTAACACCAATCCAACTTGAACTGGAATGCAATACATCCACCTCTGTTTTGTGAGTATCTATTAAATCCTGGATTAATTCCGGTATGTAAAATTCTGCTCCGGAATTAGTCAGATTCTTTTTAAGAAAATTATTAAAAAATGTATTTGCCCATACAAAATAATTAGATTGAAAACCCCACATATTCATCGAAACCGGAGTGTCTGGATTTAAAAAATGTTT from Saprospiraceae bacterium includes:
- a CDS encoding helix-hairpin-helix domain-containing protein, whose amino-acid sequence is MTKSSFDKLTLSKNERLGLYFLLILFVGFIILPYKFSQPESINSNLIRPINNATIISDSNFEKTYEIDANLETPKNNKSNDKSTVKLYAFDPNELDEKTANDLGLSPLVYKRIQNYLNTGARFKNPEQFGKIYGLSMDKYKMLLPYIQIKNEPTIQTKKNKSNLPASLNRIEINACNASDLLPLPGIGEGLSARIIKYRDLLGGFHKTEQLKEVYGITDSLYLVIKDYIILNKNIIKLNLSEMRYSEMQKHPYIGHKMAKLISAYVKLHPQASNQEILGNLPSTSNEINKNLIAYLEPN
- the fbp gene encoding class 1 fructose-bisphosphatase, whose translation is MGRRITLDEFIVENQFQQDQASGEFSGLLRHIGIAAKIVNRIVNKAGLMDILGVEGNVNSSGDTVQKLDIYANDLMIEYLKNSGLCAGVASEELDSFVSFSGIANKNNKYVVVIDPLDGSSNIDVNISVGTIFGIYQRISHENEELQLSDFLQKGVNQVAAGYVLYGTSTMLVYTTGHGVNGFTYDRGIGEFCLSHPIMKIPAEGNNYSINQGYYKQFSTGIQRYLDDCADKSMIQRYIGSMVADVHRTICLGGVFLYPNTIKNPDGKLRMLYECNPLSFVIEQAGGTSINENGSRIMEIDIVDLHQRSSIIIGSHQNVDSVRKYL
- a CDS encoding ABC transporter ATP-binding protein; translated protein: MKHLFTLNRYFNKYKKKLLLGILFVILSNIFRVLQPQAIREALNRILDFIQSDKGQMQKEQLYSELMKFGFYIFGFALLMGLFMYMMRQTIIVMSRLIEYDLRKDIFQHYLKLDTAFYQQNKTGDLMSRITEDVNKVRMYLGPALLYGINLISLVLIVIITMFKVNFMLSLYTLLPLPFLSFIIYWVSNKINKKSEKIQQQLARLTTVSQESFSGIRIIKSYGMEANWKRDLGENAKQYKDLYLGLSRIDALFFPSMLLLIGLSTLITIFVGGLNVYNGTVTPGNIAEFVIYVNMLTWPVSALGWCVSIIQQAEASQKRINDFLQAKSEIESNGPQKLPGSSYDIEFENINFQYPGSKIKALTNFSVSIPKGSRVAIVGKTASGKTTLAELLLRLYDPSSGTIKLGGQNLKNIQVELLRKQIAYVPQDVFLFSESIEDNIAFGIESPEPQLVKKAATYASVATEIEEFPEGYTSILGERGVNVSGGQKQRISLARAFIKDSPIIVLDDCLSAVDSQTEQRIMESFDTYLSGKTLILITQRLKQTAHMDKILVLEDGKLVQSGNFETLVKEKGLFSQLYEIEIKAENNIQEK
- a CDS encoding DUF3276 family protein, whose amino-acid sequence is MENEKHIENIFSKKLRAGKRRTYFFDIRKTKSDDFFISITESTRKFTGEGYERHKIFVYKEDFNRFVENLQEVINEIKTNYLPDFDYDAFAKRDEEWEQQNPEGSKNQNDDNIAW
- a CDS encoding DUF2905 family protein, whose product is MEVGKQIIILGLILVIIGISFTYFRQFISWFGNLPGDIKWVGSNYRIYFPIISLLLISLLLNAIYYLIRYLKQ